The Pyrenophora tritici-repentis strain M4 chromosome 2, whole genome shotgun sequence genome window below encodes:
- a CDS encoding Fungal-trans domain containing protein, producing the protein MPDSSNPDHFSEVAVCQDTGGLANPLNTPFSGVSLSQLGSDSAYSFLDFDISGETIPGTNKPENTESGDQAGSLQNQMSCGNSRNDIVTLDWLELGYDENLHQHNTVQRHSLLGTKADSGGATCILALFSERIVADKVETRPCSTHRTYRIAALFQNADGGSRRQQTVLDRVNVLLSSNHQTCFSSLLRKIDSGREHQSLDLNDLSMRKLIQRAFKEPGGLNLFIKEQDVTRIQEQFVDLGNLPIDVSDMSLLIVSLAWGALLDPEVSSVSRAALLDAVLEISTLLLRQNGSVRQFLALVAVLGLAEKTGSEKLHTLILGSISTAASLNLHLEPVLRKFCTSDEQAIQTKRAMWLLYCIDKSYALRWQTFSLVSEGSLPITNPSDSIIGNDVATTHSSEWLWIRAQYSKICSNILQLRVSAEEEPSKDHSNRAVALSTALGEWYKSTRVSQMILSLDYKDAMRIKLQTSYYYYEARVQLLSISLPDTRSSSPAESQEYRELLKQSTRETISLSSTMSSEYLLQDWYVSHKVVSLTIRLY; encoded by the exons ATGCCTGATTCATCAAACCCAGATCACTTTTCTGAGGTTGCTGTTTGCCAGGATACTGGGGGCTTGGCAAATCCTTTAAACACGCCATTTAGTGGGGTTTCTCTCTCGCAGTTAGGGTCCGACAGCGCGTACTCATTTCTGGATTTTGATATCTCAGGCGAAACCATACCTGGCACCAACAAGCCCGAGAACACAG AGTCAGGCGATCAAGCGGGTAGCCTGCAGAATCAGATGTCGTGCGGTAACTCCAGAAATGACATAGTCACGCTGGATTGGTTGGAGCTAGGTTACGACGAAAACCTACACCAGCATAACACTGTTCAGCGCCATAGCTTGCTAGGAACTAAAGCAGATAGTGGCGGCGCCACGTGTATTCTTGCGCTCTTCTCGGAACGAATAGTAGCCGACAAAGTAGAG ACAAGGCCGTGCTCAACCCATAGAACGTACAGAATTGCTGCTCTTTTCCAAAACGCAGATGGGGGGAGCCGTAGACAACAGACAGTGCTAGACAGAGTCAATGTGCTACTTTCTTCAAATCACCAGACCTGTTTCTCCAGTCTCTTGCGCAAGATTGACTCTGGTAGAGAACATCAGAGCCTGGACCTAAATGATCTGTCTATGAGGAAGCTTATCCAGA GGGCATTCAAGGAGCCAGGAGG CCTGAATCTGTTCATCAAAGAACAGGATGTTACGCGTATACAAGAGCAATTTGTTGACCTAGGAAATCTGCCTATAGACGTTAGCGACATGTCATTGCTTATTGTCTCACTCGCTTGGGGGGCCTTGTTAGATCCAGAAGTAAGCTCAGTTTCTAGAGCAGCGCTACTAGATGCTGTGCTAGAAATTTCAACGTTGTTACTTCGCCAGAATGGTAGTGTCCGTCAGTTCTTG GCGCTTGTTGCCGTA CTCGGTCTTGCCGAAAAAACGGGATCAGAAAAGCTCCATACGCTTATACTTGGCAGCATTTCAACTGCGGCCTCGTTGAACCTCCATTTAGAACCTGTTCTACGCAAGTTCTGTACTAGCGATGAGCAAGCCATTCAGACTAAACGAGCCATGTGGCTACTCTATTGCATTGATAAATCTTATGCGTTGAGGTGGCAAACCTTTTCT CTAGTCAGCGAGGGTTCCCTTCCGATTACGAACCCATCTGACAGCATAATTGGGAATGATGTTGCGACTACACACTCCTCGGAATGGTTGTGGATTCGGGCTCAGTACTCCAAGATATGCTCAAACATCCTGCAGCTCCGAGTGAGCGCAGAGGAAGAGCCATCCAAAGATCATTCTAACAGGGCTGTGGCGCTATCAACGGCGCTTGGAGAATGGTATAAGTCAACTAGGGTCAGCCAGATGATTCTCTCTCTGGACTACAAGGATGCCATGCGTATCAAGCTCCAGACATCCTACTATTACTATGAGGCTCGGGTTCAGTTACTGAGTATAAGCCTGCCAGATACACgatcttcttctcctgcAGAGTCCCAGGAGTATAGAGAATTACTCAAGCAATCAACACGCGAAACAATCTCACTTTCTAGCACGATGTCATCTGAATACCTTCTCCAAGATTGGTACGTGTCACACAAAGTAGTATCTCTCACAATCCGCCTATACTAA
- a CDS encoding Dimer-Tnp-hAT domain containing protein, whose protein sequence is MPPRATKKRTRATDVPTASTKRLRILAAPPPTPEPSQSWERQQLESQPQETINAPTEGSHAGTRSVATTEVAEDSYIENGGDDFDGLDWDRLGKRYIKPLSQPRRAKSWIYQYGYRVVHRDTPTRQFWPAKCHNLNRMGVKATPSKRSSGQLSLREVLAGGFEVPQATANAMGNFDIQRFRYAVVLWLLDNNLLMELISRASTRDLFRIANGEAESALWRSPRSVATYAMRLFHLMQPQIVHALSSAISKIHIIFDGWTTKGGTRGFFGIVAHFATSSSKINDLPIALPPLTGAHTGEAIATAVTATLRAYGNTSDTLGYFVLDNASNNDTAIAAVAREFGNFEATERRLRCGPHTINLIGQALLFGKDKDAYNNATEQVLEEEMFMQQWRKNGALGTLLAVITYIKTPQQYQLFADCLLASNNDLPAAARVKMLRPIKPVVTRWNSYYNALERATYLKGGFDLYIEKYISRIAYEDRRGTRNDVPAWMRSGGLEAADWAVITEYQRCLQPLKMSTGRLEGRGKYYGSNFGAIHEVIPVFEYLLDQLEKLSEPYKDVVFDAHAEAPEGKLYTYLCLDDSAVYYTATCLHPYYKYYCENSWEHKPSWLRKANEGFQKLWESYKLAPPRSPPRQPPRSGAIDDVIGALTSRRNCARSDSRDDCECERLFSELGDLLEPKRRAIGSELLAAFQLIRAWTRAGYDARRHGDGEINDGEINDEELAREYNIQSWVEDD, encoded by the exons ATGCCCCCCAGAGCTACCAAGAAGCGCACACGCGCGACAGATGTCCCTACTGCCTCTACGAAGCGATTGAGAATCTTAGCGGCGCCGCCACCAACCCCAGAGCCCTCACAATCATGGGAGAGGCAGCAGCTCGAGTCACAGCCTCAAGAAACCATCAACGCGCCCACTGAGGGCAGCCACGCTGGCACCCGATCagtagcaacaacagaggTAGCTGAAGACAGCTATATTGAGAACGGCGGCGATGATTTTGATGGCCTTGATTGGGATCGCCTTGGGAAGCGATACATCAAGCCCTTAAGCCAGCCCCGTCGAGCTAAGAGTTGGATCTATCAATATGGATACCGCGTTGTGCACCGAGATACGCCTACACGCCAATTTTGG CCCGCCAAATGCCATAACCTTAACCGTATGGGCGTCAAAGCTACACCATCAAAGCGCTCATCTGGGCAGCTATCTCTGCGCGAGGTATTGGCTGGCGGCTTCGAGGTGCCGCAAGCTACAGCTAACGCGATGGGCAACTTTGATATACAGCGCTTTCGATACGCTGTAGTGCTATGGCTCCTTGACAATAACCTGCTCATGGAGTTGATCAGCCGAGCGTCAACGCGCGATCTCTTTCGTATAGCTAACGGCGAGGCAGAGAGCGCATTATGGCGATCGCCGCGCAGTGTTGCTACGTACGCGATGCGACTTTTCCACCTTATGCAGCCGCAGATAGTTCACGCGCTGTCGAGCGCTATCAGCAAAATACATATAATTTTCGAcggctggacaacaaagggCGGCACCCGCGGGTTTTTTGGGATCGTTGCCCACTTTGCTACATCTTCTAGCAAGATTAACGACTTGCCCATCGCACTGCCGCCGCTCACGGGCGCCCATACCGGTGAGGCGATCGCTACAGCTGTTACCGCAACGCTGCGGGCATATGGGAACACATCAGATACGCTAGGCTATTTTgtgcttgataacgccaGCAACAACGACACCGCGATCGCAGCTGTAGCGCGCGAGTTTGGCAACTTTGAGGCGACGGAgcgacgcctccgctgcggccctcacacgATCAATCTCATCGGACAAGCGCTCCTTTTCGGCAAGGATAAGGATGCTTACAACAACGCCACCGAGCAGGTGCTAGAGGAGGAGATGTTCATGCAGCAATGGCGTAAAAATGGCGCCCTCGGCACGCTCCTCGCAGTCATCACATATATCAAAACCCCACAACAATACCAGCTCTTCGCCGACTGCCTGCTTGCCTCCAACAACGACCTCCCCGCCGCCGCTCGCGTTAAGATGCTGCGGCCGATCAAACCTGTTGTTAcgcgctggaactcatactaCAACGCCCTTGAGCGCGCAACTTACCTTAAAGGCGGCTTTGATCTATATATTGAAAAATATATAAGCCGCATCGCTTATGAGGATAGGCGTGGCACCCGGAACGACGTGCCGGCATGGATGAGATCAGGTGGACTAGAAGCTGCCGACTGGGCGGTAATTACTGAGTATCAACGCTGCCTTCAACCGCTTAAAATGAGCACTGGACGATTAGAGGGGCGTGGCAAATACTATGGTAGCAACTTCGGCGCTATCCACGAGGTTATACCCGTGTTTGAGTACTTACTCGATCAGTTAGAGAAACTATCTGAGCCGTATAAGGACGTAGTTTTTGACGCACATGCTGAGGCGCCTGAGGGCAAGTTGTACACCTATTTATGC CTTGACGACTCGGCCGTCTACTACACTGCAACCTGCCTCCACCCATACTATAAATACTACTGCGAGAATTCATGGGAGCACAAACCGAGTTGGTTACGTAAGGCAAACGAGGGCTTTCAAAAGCTATGGGAGTCTTATAAACTGGCGCCGCCGAGGAGTCCTCCACGCCAGCCACCTCGTTCAGGCGCTATCGACGACGTGATTGGGGCACTCACCTCACGCCGCAACTGCGCGAGGAGCGACAGCCGCGATGA CTGCGAGTGCGAGCGCCtgttcagcgagcttggcgatcTATTAGAGCCAAAACGCCGCGCTATCGGTAGTGAGCTGCTCGCTGCCTTTCAGCTTATACGCGCGTGGACGCGAGCCGGATACGACGCCAGGCGCCATGGCGATGGCGAGATCAACGACGGGGAGATCAACGACGAGGAGCTCGCGCGCGAGTATAACATACAAAGTTGGGTGGAGGACGATTAG
- a CDS encoding bZIP-1 domain containing protein, whose protein sequence is MPTWSEIVELREKKKVRNRTAQKNYRENIKRKIAQLEQQVATQSELLALKDGGRPYQAYGTSFEPASSIRVTGNSPPRSSEQGTRISHSLDVSNVGIVPNTAIESPTWGFEAYEIIDPLKAPDGAYNDSSIHSEQSRNLSNWTGMDISISPVSKNQKEQLSTCALSEGGLESRIKGLLCCAKEAGFEDLDSTLMAYYTHKFDEGTTFSASQRLSRRRRLPMLLETLRIDSASWTSWEVQTYRDEIFKAAESFLVTELRTLASSDSNPCMKMTIIDGLNEQNRNYLLRTFQDKV, encoded by the exons atgccgacatGGAGTGAGATTGTCGAATTAAgagaaaagaagaaggtTCGGAATAGAACAGCTCAGAAAAACTACC GCGAGAACATCAAACGAAAAATAGCGCAACTAGAGCAGCAAGTAGCCACACAATCTGAGTTGCTAGCGTTGAAAGATGGAGGGAGGCCATATCAGGCGTATGGCACCTCATTTGAACCAGCGAGTTCAATTAGAGTCACAGGCAATAGTCCTCCTAGATCCTCCGAGCAAGGGACAAGAATTTCGCACAGCCTAGATGTCTCTAATGTTGGGATAGTTCCCAATACAGCTATTGAATCTCCCACGTGGGGATTTGAAGCATATGAGATTATCGATCCATTGAAAGCTCCCGATGGTGCTTACAATGATTCCAGCATTCACAGCGAACAGTCCAGGAATTTGTCAAATTGGACTGGCATGGATATTAGTATCAGTCCTGTTTCGAAAAACCAAAAAGAACAATTATCTACCTGTGCACTATCGGAAGGTGGCTTGGAGTCTCGAATTAAGGGCCTACTCTGCTGCGCCAAGGAAGCAGGTTTCGAAGATCTGGACTCGACCTTGATGGCATACTATACACACAAGTTCGACGAAGGAACTACATTCTCAGCTTCCCAACGACTCAGCAGGAGGCGCCGATTACCTATGCTCCTTGAAACACTTCGAATTGACTCCGCTTCCTGGACTTCCTGGGAAGTACAGACCTATCGAGACGAGATATTCAAGGCCGCAGAAAGCTTTCTTGTAACTGAACTTCGCACACTTGCTAGTTCGGACAGCAATCCCTGTATGAAAATGACTATCATTGACGGGCTCAACGAGCAGAACCGGAACTATCTACTTCGCACATTTCAAGACAAG
- a CDS encoding Dimer-Tnp-hAT domain containing protein yields MPPTKRASNDLTRPKKRVKSSTACGTVSQPIPVNSRLSSSPSRPSPRRALVETSQASTFESQLRESRPEDAIVAPTEGSERVTPAFRRSGRSTTPHLARILNPSTASSLTADDDEFQRWKRSEPAAERGTEHGDNPIKYWVSMRDCYPSLSKLVLDVLSILASSCECERLFSELGDLLEPRRRRLGPQLLAAIQCVRRWQGAGLGADDEVVEVEAADDDNMELLCGLATWDYETQH; encoded by the exons ATGCCTCCTACGAAACGCGCCTCTAATGACCTTACTCGCCCAAAGAAACGCGTTAAATCCTCCACCGCGTGCGGCACTGTCAGCCAGCCTATACCAGTCAATAGTCGGCTATCGTCATCGCCGTCGCGTCCGTCGCCTCGCAGAGCTCTCGTAGAGACGTCCCAGGCTTCAACTTTTGAGTCGCAACTACGCGAGTCGCGGCCTGAAGACGCTATCGTCGCGCCTaccgagggcagcgagaggGTAACCCCAGCTTTCAGGCGCTCTGGGCGCAGTACAACACCTCACCTCGCGCG TATACTCAACCCTAGTACTGCCAGCAGCCTCAccgccgacgacgacgagtTTCAGAGGTGGAAGCGCAGCGAGCCAGCAGCCGAGAGAGGTACAGAACACGGAGATAACCCTATCAAATACTGGGTGAGCATGCGCGATTGCTACCCTAGCCTCAGTAAGCTTGTGCTTGACGTACTCTCTATCCTAGCgtcaagctgtgagtgtgagcgccTGTTTAGTGAGCTGGGCGACCTCTTAGAGCCGCGACGACGACGTCTAGGACCTCAACTTCTAGCGGCAATACAGTGCGTACGACGGTGGCAAGGAGCTGGTCTTGGAGCCGACGACGAGGTAGTAGAGGTGGAGGCAGCAGACGACGACAATATGGAGCTTTTGTGCGGGCTGGCGACTTGGGACTACGAAACTCAACACTAA
- a CDS encoding Trichoplein multi-domain protein, whose amino-acid sequence MAQHYIRAQDVYNIDKKGFLIRVTGRSKRVFSKQKYETGGFKKVIQDGNRDWITVIAAICANRSTLPPAIIYEATSGNITHTLQPLDVVMFKPLAAAYSLSLQHYLQASHGLLADSSFIKKHALKAFKATGIAPIDPEVVLKKFRKSTLTAPPPLVNVSRATITNLINQAYDPSSIAANNLSEILLRLQAAKEIAEYEKDALRAALHVHQKPRNRHEPPLDLQQRKAQLVKEKEKEKELLDKIELKEAKENNRIYQLKIKEAARAAREEAKKVRDEAKAVKAAELDAKRRDRDAAKAIQQP is encoded by the exons ATGGCTCAGCACTATATTCGGGCGCAGGATGTATATAATATAGATAAGAAGGGATTCCTTATTAGAGTAAcggggaggagtaagagagtGTTTAGTAAGCAGAAATATGAGACTGGGGGCTTTAAGAAAGTGATACAGGACGGCAACAGAGATTGGATCACTGTTATCGCTGCTATATGTGCTAATAGGAGTACGTTACCGCCCGCGATTATATACGAAGCTACTTCGGGCAACAT TACCCAtacgctgcagccactcgatgtggtaatgttcaaacctctagcagccgcgtactcactcagcttgcagcactacctccaggcgagccacggtctcttagct GACTCCTCTTTTATTAAGAAGCACGCGTTGAAGGCAtttaaagccactgggatagctcctatagatcccgaagtagtacttaaaaagttccgaaagtcaacactaacagcaccgccgccactagtgaacgtgagtagagctactatcacgaacctcattaatcaggcctacgatccgagctctattgcggccaacaacctctcagaaatactcctccgcctccaggctgccaaagagatcgccgagtacgagaaggacgcactgcgcgcggcgctacaCGTTCACCAGAAGCCCCGCAATCGGCACGAACCTCCCCTAGATCTACAGCAGCGAAAAGC gcagctagtgaaggagaaggagaaggagaaagagctacttgataagatagagttgaaagaggcaaaggagaacaacaggatctatcaacttaagatcaaagaggcagcgcgggcggcgcgtgaggaggcaaagaaggtgcgggatgaagccaaggctgtaaaggctgccgaacttgacgccaaacgacgcgatcgcgacgctgcaaaggctatacaacaaccctag